A genome region from Pseudanabaena sp. Chao 1811 includes the following:
- a CDS encoding AEC family transporter: MLLTNPDDFWSIFHFGDLINAYIPLLLWTGVGLLISRFAPINTSKFLGVGLYWIGVPLQLFVLARHTQFSDTPYIPYVAIAALVLSWLLALIGWQFAKQEHSDRSSLGSFILATMLGNTGFVGLTLTNSLASSSYADWAVLYSIASNVAGNYGIAVFIASYFGKSEVKPPWWKLLLDVATVPSLWAFAIGWYTRPIGLPAAIESGLDAGVWVTIAFALSLVGLRLGKIEKWESLKPAAIAAFLRVAIVPLAIGLGSTAFGLRHDPRLILTLMSGTPTGLSVLILAEVYNLDRDLLISTIAFSFIGLFLMLPIWIIFFG, encoded by the coding sequence ATGCTGCTAACTAATCCTGATGACTTCTGGTCTATCTTCCATTTTGGTGATCTGATCAATGCATATATTCCTTTGCTTCTATGGACAGGGGTTGGTTTATTAATTTCCCGATTCGCGCCAATCAATACTTCTAAATTTCTTGGAGTTGGTCTCTATTGGATAGGAGTCCCATTACAACTATTTGTCCTTGCTAGACATACGCAGTTTTCGGATACACCCTACATTCCCTATGTGGCGATCGCCGCTTTAGTGCTTAGTTGGCTACTAGCCCTCATCGGTTGGCAATTTGCCAAGCAGGAACATAGCGATCGCTCTAGTTTGGGCAGCTTCATTTTGGCGACGATGCTTGGTAATACGGGCTTTGTGGGCTTGACGCTGACTAATTCCCTTGCGAGTTCTAGCTATGCCGATTGGGCGGTTTTGTATAGCATTGCTAGTAATGTGGCGGGAAATTATGGGATTGCCGTATTTATTGCTAGCTATTTTGGGAAGAGCGAGGTCAAGCCACCTTGGTGGAAATTGTTGCTCGATGTAGCCACGGTTCCAAGTCTATGGGCTTTTGCGATCGGCTGGTATACTCGCCCCATTGGTTTACCCGCAGCGATCGAGTCGGGGCTAGATGCTGGAGTATGGGTGACGATCGCCTTTGCATTGTCTCTCGTCGGTTTACGCCTTGGCAAAATCGAGAAATGGGAAAGCCTCAAACCTGCGGCGATCGCCGCTTTTTTGCGAGTGGCGATCGTGCCTTTAGCGATCGGTTTAGGCTCGACTGCTTTTGGCTTAAGACATGATCCGCGTTTAATCCTCACCCTGATGTCAGGAACCCCTACAGGGCTATCGGTATTAATTCTGGCGGAAGTCTATAACCTTGATCGCGATTTGCTAATTAGCACGATCGCCTTCTCCTTCATTGGTTTATTTTTAATGCTACCGATTTGGATCATCTTTTTTGGTTAA
- a CDS encoding transporter substrate-binding domain-containing protein — translation MRKAQRNIGVLVTIAIFLLPLNRANMVIASEITPEINTIDKIQKRGKLLIGVKDNLPPLGFRDRDGNLSGLEIDIARELAKELNLPIELVPLKNRDRLSALQNNQVDLAIAQITVTNNRSRLVDFSLPYYTDSTIAIAQRDLSIQELRQPIAIAVLKNSAAIAVIQSQFPKAAIIGASSYQDGLDALQSGKVKAFVGDRSSLTQWLKEHPDYAIIGQPLAVHSLAIALPRGIQHLDFRDRVFAIVEKWRKNSWLTDRVKYWGL, via the coding sequence GTGAGGAAAGCGCAGAGGAATATTGGGGTATTAGTCACGATCGCCATATTTTTGCTGCCTCTAAACAGGGCAAATATGGTGATTGCTTCGGAAATCACTCCAGAAATCAATACCATTGATAAAATTCAAAAGCGCGGCAAGTTATTGATTGGGGTCAAAGATAATCTGCCACCCTTAGGATTTCGCGATCGCGATGGCAATTTATCAGGGTTAGAAATTGACATTGCCCGTGAATTAGCCAAGGAGCTAAATCTTCCCATAGAGCTTGTGCCATTAAAAAATCGCGATCGCCTGTCCGCATTACAAAATAATCAAGTGGATTTAGCGATCGCCCAAATTACGGTCACAAATAATCGTTCACGCCTAGTTGATTTCTCGTTGCCATACTACACCGACAGCACCATTGCGATCGCTCAGCGTGACCTCTCCATCCAAGAACTGCGACAACCGATAGCGATCGCCGTTCTCAAAAATTCGGCAGCGATCGCTGTGATTCAATCACAATTTCCTAAGGCAGCAATTATTGGAGCTAGTTCCTATCAAGATGGTTTAGATGCTTTGCAATCGGGCAAAGTTAAAGCTTTTGTGGGTGATCGTAGCAGTCTCACTCAATGGCTAAAAGAGCATCCTGACTACGCGATCATTGGTCAACCTTTAGCCGTTCATAGTTTAGCGATCGCTTTACCGCGTGGAATACAACATTTAGATTTTCGCGATCGGGTCTTTGCTATTGTGGAGAAATGGCGCAAAAATAGCTGGCTGACAGACAGGGTGAAATATTGGGGACTGTAG
- a CDS encoding NAD-dependent epimerase/dehydratase family protein — protein sequence MKILVMGGTRFIGVSLVKLLVDQGHEVTLFNRGKKPSPVAGLRTIIGDRTDPQQLRDKLSGESFEAIFDNNGRELSDTQPLVEIFRDRLQHFVYMSSAGVYLDSDILPYHETDAVDPKSRHKGKLDTESYLQQVRAESGFPYTSIRPTYIYGPRNYNDVEAWFFDRIVRDLPIPIPGNGKFITQLGHVADLASAMAAVLGNQKAIGEIYNISDTRYVTFIGLAKQCAIAAGKDPSSLNFVYYNPKDFDFGKKKAFPFRLQHFFASVTKATQDLNWQPNYDLLSGLKTSFEQDYLPSNRHQADIDFSTDEQILR from the coding sequence ATGAAAATTTTAGTAATGGGTGGCACAAGATTTATTGGTGTGTCACTGGTCAAATTGTTGGTTGATCAAGGACATGAAGTAACCCTCTTTAACCGTGGTAAAAAGCCTTCACCCGTTGCAGGACTCCGCACAATTATTGGCGATCGCACTGATCCCCAACAACTACGCGACAAACTTAGTGGCGAATCCTTCGAGGCAATTTTTGATAACAATGGGCGTGAACTTAGCGATACCCAGCCCCTCGTCGAAATTTTTCGCGATCGCCTCCAGCATTTTGTCTATATGAGTTCGGCAGGTGTCTATCTTGATAGTGACATCCTGCCCTACCACGAAACCGATGCCGTTGATCCCAAGAGTCGTCACAAGGGCAAGCTCGATACAGAATCATATTTGCAACAAGTCCGTGCCGAATCTGGCTTTCCCTATACTTCCATTCGCCCCACTTACATTTATGGCCCCAGAAACTACAACGATGTAGAAGCTTGGTTCTTTGATCGCATTGTGCGCGATCTCCCGATTCCGATCCCCGGCAATGGCAAGTTTATTACCCAGCTTGGTCATGTTGCAGATCTTGCTAGTGCTATGGCAGCAGTCCTAGGCAATCAAAAAGCGATCGGCGAAATTTACAATATTTCCGATACGCGCTATGTTACCTTTATCGGACTTGCCAAACAATGTGCGATCGCCGCAGGCAAAGATCCTAGCTCATTGAATTTTGTCTATTACAATCCTAAGGATTTTGACTTTGGCAAAAAGAAAGCATTTCCTTTCCGTCTCCAACATTTCTTTGCCTCCGTCACCAAGGCAACCCAAGATCTCAACTGGCAGCCCAATTACGATCTATTATCTGGCTTAAAAACTTCCTTCGAGCAGGACTATCTCCCATCAAATCGTCATCAAGCTGACATCGATTTTTCAACAGATGAACAAATCTTGAGATAG
- a CDS encoding N-acetylmuramoyl-L-alanine amidase — MRRQIGIFLIGMLSFFIATATSAQNFIPPTQLHLTYPPLQHTTTDDRLFFIGTAPKDGQVSINGKVISRSNAGHFAPSLPLRIGENIFQLKYTNPTGDRNSDKEITVKVVRESRITLPPKDIGFIGNSLFPAVNIARQPNERICFDAIATPNAQVVARIGDREIPLLPRRRNIQLPPNSSVLTGNNAASAESPSGYFRGCATFETPSQLGQPEYEMRLGDRIVKQKAQGSVEILSPKKLQIAEITATADARTGASTDFSRLTPLPQGVKALVTGKQGEWLRLDYGGWVRERFVKVFDTDTQPRSLVRGISTRIAIDKYDPQNIWTEIVVPLECNVPISVSQGDRTFTLTLYNVTSQTDTISIVPESIINKLEWLQSDPDKVTYTIGLKPKQQWGYKVRYQGTNLIVSLKHPPVLSTANKEPQPLNGMKILLDAGHGGNEDLGSRGPTGYPEKDVTLIVSKLLQEELQNRGAKVVMTRTDDIDLDLAPRVAKIEQEEPTVSISLHYNALPDNGDAINTSGIGAFWYNPQSQDFAKFIHNYVSQKLHRREYGVYWNNLALVRSTVTPAVLLELGFMINPDEFEWIIDPQQQKLLAKTLADGITEWMLNAAN, encoded by the coding sequence ATGCGGCGACAGATAGGAATTTTTCTAATTGGGATGTTGAGCTTTTTTATTGCTACCGCAACAAGCGCCCAAAACTTTATCCCACCCACACAACTACATCTCACCTATCCGCCGTTACAACATACCACCACCGACGATCGCCTATTTTTTATTGGTACTGCCCCCAAGGATGGTCAGGTCAGTATTAACGGCAAGGTGATATCACGGAGTAACGCAGGGCATTTCGCCCCAAGTTTGCCGCTTCGGATTGGTGAAAATATTTTTCAGCTCAAGTACACCAATCCTACGGGCGATCGCAATAGTGACAAGGAAATCACAGTGAAGGTTGTGCGGGAATCAAGAATTACCTTACCGCCCAAGGACATAGGCTTTATCGGAAATTCTCTATTCCCTGCTGTCAATATTGCGCGACAGCCCAATGAAAGAATTTGCTTTGATGCGATCGCCACACCTAATGCCCAAGTTGTCGCTAGAATTGGCGATCGCGAAATTCCTCTCTTACCTCGCCGCCGTAATATTCAACTACCCCCGAATTCATCGGTACTAACAGGGAATAACGCAGCTAGTGCCGAATCGCCTTCAGGTTATTTCCGTGGCTGCGCTACCTTTGAAACGCCTAGCCAACTTGGTCAGCCTGAATATGAAATGCGCCTAGGCGATCGCATTGTTAAACAAAAAGCGCAAGGCTCCGTCGAAATTCTCTCGCCGAAAAAACTCCAGATTGCCGAAATTACGGCAACTGCGGATGCCAGAACTGGTGCAAGTACTGACTTTTCGCGCCTTACTCCCTTACCCCAAGGCGTTAAAGCTCTAGTCACAGGCAAACAGGGGGAATGGCTGCGGCTCGATTATGGTGGCTGGGTGAGAGAACGCTTTGTGAAAGTATTTGATACTGACACACAGCCGCGATCGCTAGTGCGCGGAATTAGTACAAGGATAGCGATCGATAAATACGATCCGCAGAATATTTGGACAGAGATCGTTGTTCCCCTGGAATGCAACGTCCCGATTTCTGTCAGTCAAGGCGATCGCACCTTTACATTGACTCTATATAACGTCACGTCTCAAACTGACACTATTTCCATTGTCCCCGAATCCATCATCAATAAATTGGAATGGTTGCAGTCTGATCCTGATAAAGTCACCTATACAATTGGCCTCAAACCAAAACAGCAATGGGGTTATAAGGTTCGTTATCAAGGTACAAATCTGATTGTTTCTCTCAAGCATCCACCAGTTCTCTCTACTGCAAATAAAGAACCTCAACCTCTCAATGGCATGAAAATCCTCTTAGATGCAGGACATGGTGGTAATGAAGACTTAGGCTCACGAGGTCCAACGGGATATCCTGAAAAGGATGTCACCCTGATTGTTTCCAAACTCCTGCAAGAGGAATTGCAAAATCGTGGGGCGAAGGTAGTAATGACTCGTACCGATGATATTGATCTAGATTTAGCCCCCAGAGTTGCCAAAATCGAACAGGAGGAACCAACGGTCTCCATCAGCCTGCATTACAATGCCTTGCCCGATAATGGTGATGCGATTAATACATCAGGAATTGGGGCTTTTTGGTACAATCCACAGTCTCAGGACTTCGCTAAGTTTATCCATAACTATGTTTCCCAAAAGCTGCATCGCCGTGAATATGGCGTTTACTGGAATAACTTAGCATTAGTTCGTTCTACGGTTACACCAGCAGTACTTCTAGAATTAGGTTTTATGATCAATCCCGATGAATTTGAATGGATTATCGATCCGCAGCAGCAAAAGTTGCTTGCCAAAACCCTTGCTGATGGTATTACCGAATGGATGCTGAATGCTGCTAACTAA
- the lpxB gene encoding lipid-A-disaccharide synthase, producing MESSSEIKMKRRIFISTGEVSGDWHGAILIEALQERAALKGIELEIIGLGGDRMEAVGAKLLGNTVGIGSIGAVEAIPYILPTIRLQENAKKSLKNSPPDVAVLIDYMMPNQGMGYFAKRVLNVPVIYYIAPQEWVWSFNDKNTKAIAAFTDKLLAIFPQEAVYYEKQGTNVQWVGHPFVDLMAKIPDRMASRKLLGIADDDLVVTLLPASRTQELRSVMPIILKAAKIIQTKLPHVKFWLPLSLERYRPEVEKLLKEYDINATIISGQSQVAISAADLVLSKSGTVNLETALLNVPQVILYRVSAITAWIARYIVKLQLPFISPVNLVNMESVVPEFVQNDAIPEAIAESGLELLTNPQARQTMLDGYTRVRSSLGEQGAINRVADAIIDYL from the coding sequence ATGGAATCTAGCTCAGAAATTAAAATGAAACGCCGCATATTTATCAGTACAGGCGAAGTGTCAGGCGACTGGCATGGGGCGATTTTAATTGAAGCATTACAAGAACGGGCTGCCCTTAAAGGGATTGAGCTAGAGATTATTGGACTGGGTGGCGATCGCATGGAAGCTGTGGGCGCAAAGCTACTTGGTAATACTGTGGGTATTGGTTCAATTGGTGCTGTTGAGGCTATACCGTACATTTTGCCAACGATTCGGCTACAGGAAAATGCCAAGAAATCCTTAAAAAATTCGCCACCCGATGTTGCCGTCCTGATTGATTACATGATGCCCAATCAAGGTATGGGTTACTTTGCCAAGCGCGTGCTAAATGTACCTGTAATTTATTACATCGCACCCCAAGAATGGGTCTGGTCTTTTAATGACAAAAACACCAAGGCGATCGCTGCTTTTACTGACAAATTGCTAGCGATTTTCCCCCAAGAGGCAGTTTATTACGAAAAGCAAGGGACAAATGTGCAATGGGTCGGACATCCCTTTGTAGATTTGATGGCAAAAATTCCCGATCGCATGGCTTCTCGGAAACTGTTAGGTATCGCTGATGATGATTTGGTCGTGACTTTATTGCCAGCATCTCGTACCCAAGAACTCCGATCAGTCATGCCCATCATTCTGAAGGCTGCCAAAATTATCCAAACCAAGTTACCCCACGTCAAATTTTGGTTGCCGCTATCCCTAGAGCGTTATCGCCCCGAAGTTGAGAAGTTACTCAAGGAATATGACATTAATGCCACAATTATTTCAGGACAATCTCAAGTAGCCATCAGTGCTGCCGATTTGGTACTGAGTAAATCGGGAACGGTGAACTTAGAGACAGCTTTGCTGAATGTACCGCAGGTGATTTTATATCGAGTTAGTGCGATTACGGCTTGGATTGCCCGTTACATTGTTAAGCTGCAATTGCCATTCATTTCGCCAGTCAATTTGGTAAATATGGAATCAGTTGTCCCTGAATTTGTTCAAAATGATGCCATTCCTGAAGCGATCGCGGAGAGTGGCTTAGAGTTGCTAACTAATCCACAGGCGAGGCAGACTATGCTTGATGGCTATACAAGAGTAAGGTCAAGCTTAGGCGAACAAGGCGCTATTAACCGTGTAGCTGACGCAATTATTGATTATTTGTAA
- a CDS encoding trypsin-like peptidase domain-containing protein, producing the protein MTVFEDGVVEKEIKKGINKSIKTSFVNLLASSFLLSIGMSAIATLPFVASTPVHAQSDEDTNIRVYKLASPAVVSIQSQSGSGSGSIIDPTGLILTNAHVVRGVTTVNVVLSDKRRFRGVVIASTRNPDLALIKLEGVTTSLPTIPIATSSGIQVGQRAFAIGNPFGRFAGTLTTGIISRIDRDRKLLQTDAALNPGNSGGPLLNSRGELVGVNTAIFTPNSTNSGIGLAIEADTVNQFIAAVRQGTITNNSTASLPSPSTLTLDGNAIAATLNANDKTLPDGSYYKAYQFQGQAGQSVVIEMRGNGIDPYLVLFDPKGRKIAEDDDGGGGKNARLAITLPSTGRYTLYANSYEVGEAGSFTISGRLSNNFTADATGDREVLLQKNGILGSQSRVLARDGSLFDTFSFNGRAGQVVKIELISADFHPYLVLFAPNSKVLKENNGLPSRNNASMTVELPFTGTYKTIVNAFDRTGRGAYQLIVKKLR; encoded by the coding sequence ATGACTGTGTTTGAGGATGGCGTTGTGGAAAAAGAGATAAAAAAGGGGATCAACAAGAGCATCAAAACAAGCTTTGTGAATTTGCTTGCCTCTAGTTTTTTGCTTAGCATTGGTATGAGTGCGATCGCAACCCTTCCTTTCGTTGCATCCACCCCAGTTCATGCCCAATCCGATGAAGATACGAATATTCGCGTTTATAAATTAGCTAGTCCTGCGGTTGTATCTATCCAATCTCAAAGTGGTAGTGGCAGTGGCTCAATCATTGATCCTACGGGGTTGATTTTGACCAATGCCCATGTTGTGCGGGGTGTCACTACAGTCAATGTTGTCCTCAGCGATAAGCGTCGATTTCGTGGTGTCGTGATAGCTAGCACCCGCAATCCAGATCTTGCCTTGATTAAGCTAGAGGGCGTGACGACCAGTTTACCGACAATTCCGATCGCGACTTCCAGTGGTATTCAAGTGGGGCAGCGAGCTTTTGCGATTGGGAATCCCTTTGGGCGCTTTGCGGGGACACTCACCACAGGCATCATCAGCCGTATCGATCGCGATCGCAAATTATTACAAACCGATGCTGCCCTCAATCCTGGAAATTCGGGAGGTCCTTTGCTCAATAGTCGTGGTGAACTGGTGGGCGTAAATACCGCAATTTTTACACCTAACTCTACTAATAGCGGTATTGGACTAGCGATCGAAGCAGATACCGTGAATCAATTTATTGCGGCTGTCCGCCAAGGCACGATTACGAATAATTCCACAGCTAGTCTGCCAAGTCCCAGTACCTTGACCCTTGATGGCAATGCGATCGCTGCCACTCTCAATGCCAATGACAAAACCTTGCCCGATGGTAGCTATTACAAAGCTTATCAATTTCAAGGTCAAGCAGGTCAATCGGTGGTGATCGAGATGCGCGGTAATGGTATCGATCCCTATTTAGTGTTATTTGATCCGAAAGGGCGCAAGATTGCAGAAGATGATGATGGCGGTGGCGGTAAAAATGCTCGTCTTGCTATTACCTTACCTAGCACAGGCAGATATACGCTCTATGCTAATTCCTACGAAGTCGGGGAAGCTGGCTCCTTTACAATCTCAGGACGTTTGAGCAATAACTTCACCGCAGATGCAACAGGCGATCGCGAAGTGCTTTTGCAAAAAAATGGCATTTTAGGCTCTCAAAGTCGTGTTTTAGCTAGGGATGGCAGTCTTTTCGACACCTTTAGTTTTAATGGACGAGCAGGGCAAGTTGTGAAAATTGAGCTAATTAGCGCTGATTTTCATCCTTATTTAGTTCTATTTGCCCCAAATAGCAAAGTTTTAAAGGAAAACAATGGCTTACCTAGCCGTAATAATGCCTCTATGACCGTTGAACTACCTTTCACAGGAACCTATAAAACGATAGTCAATGCGTTCGATCGCACAGGTAGAGGAGCTTATCAACTTATTGTGAAAAAGTTGCGATAA
- a CDS encoding DUF1993 domain-containing protein codes for MESQKIRALQNIFSSRLDTLSHLLDVAESHFGESIGSLLQQRIAPDMFPFGTQIAFTCNQPRNFALWCLGQAESNLNPNVDSLAEAHGHIASTQELLKSINVADVKLSEIKRIDFGQGLYAEVLGLIYVDDFLMPNFYFHMTTAYDIMRMAGAPIGKRDFMKHFLPFVKHQDNG; via the coding sequence ATGGAAAGTCAGAAGATCAGAGCTCTACAAAATATCTTCAGTTCTAGACTAGATACCTTGAGTCATCTCTTAGATGTAGCGGAGAGTCATTTCGGAGAGAGTATAGGGTCTCTATTGCAGCAACGTATAGCACCTGATATGTTTCCTTTCGGTACACAGATTGCATTTACCTGCAACCAGCCCCGTAACTTTGCATTGTGGTGCTTAGGACAGGCGGAAAGCAACCTCAACCCGAATGTAGACTCTTTAGCTGAAGCTCATGGTCATATTGCATCGACTCAAGAACTGCTGAAGAGTATCAATGTTGCTGATGTAAAACTTTCAGAGATAAAGCGCATTGATTTTGGACAAGGGTTGTATGCGGAAGTCCTTGGACTCATTTATGTAGATGATTTTCTGATGCCAAACTTTTATTTCCACATGACGACGGCCTATGACATTATGCGGATGGCAGGAGCACCAATCGGCAAGCGCGATTTTATGAAGCATTTCTTGCCCTTCGTAAAACATCAGGATAATGGATAA
- the rpmI gene encoding 50S ribosomal protein L35, which produces MPKLKTRKSAAKRFKVTGSGKFARRHAGRNHLLEHKSTARKSRLGQMAIVDETDNDRVSAMMPYA; this is translated from the coding sequence GTGCCTAAGCTCAAAACTCGTAAATCTGCCGCCAAGCGATTCAAGGTGACGGGTAGCGGCAAGTTTGCTCGCCGCCACGCTGGTCGCAACCACCTACTAGAGCATAAGTCCACTGCCCGTAAGAGCAGATTGGGTCAAATGGCTATAGTTGACGAAACTGATAATGACAGAGTAAGCGCAATGATGCCTTACGCCTAA
- a CDS encoding EAL domain-containing response regulator, with amino-acid sequence MYALLVIEDDDDIRDNICDILELSKYRVISAANGREGLELAKQQTPDLILSDVQMPEMDGYDLLAEIRQDPRLTIIPFIFLTSLADRQDLRQGMLKGADDYLTKPLNREELLEAISAQLSKKAKVDQHYQEVAQNIAQNIAQEQLDRLLYFDTLTQLPNRLALREHLDKVIAETLPLSPIPILLIDIDRFAMINDSRGEEFGDILLQVIAQRIIDTVHEDDTICRLSGDEFAIILSTSNPKAEADNVAKSLLESFATPFVVGMTEVYVTASIGISLYPKDANGIMQRANLALQEAKRRGGNCYQFFDEAQIRMPLSLELQTDLHHALDNQEFELHYQPQVNIATGEMFGSESLIRWNHSSEGTVSPMKFIPIAESNGSIIEIGEWVLKTACQQVKAAQKLIYHNAIQNAGTDLQNLNVPSLKVSVNLSGRQFQQQNLNKRILDILEETSFDPQYLELEITETTVVHNIDASLAKLMELKAIGVKLSIDDFGTGFSSLAYIKKFPLDTLKIDRCFVQHIDTDAQNRAIAKAIITMAKSLDFKTVAEGVETQGELKVLQDLGCDSIQGYYYSRPLPFDRFCTFITDGKRL; translated from the coding sequence ATGTATGCCTTACTAGTTATAGAAGATGATGATGATATTCGAGATAACATTTGTGACATTCTTGAACTGTCAAAATATCGTGTTATTTCCGCAGCAAATGGACGGGAGGGATTGGAGCTTGCCAAGCAGCAAACACCAGATTTAATTTTATCTGATGTGCAAATGCCTGAAATGGATGGCTATGATCTTTTGGCGGAAATTCGTCAAGATCCAAGACTGACAATAATTCCCTTTATCTTTTTAACTTCCTTAGCTGATCGCCAAGATTTACGCCAAGGTATGTTAAAAGGGGCTGATGATTATCTCACTAAACCATTGAATCGTGAGGAATTACTAGAAGCGATCTCAGCTCAGCTTAGTAAAAAAGCGAAAGTCGATCAACATTATCAAGAAGTTGCCCAAAATATTGCTCAAAATATTGCCCAAGAACAGTTAGACCGTCTCCTGTACTTTGACACCTTGACTCAACTTCCTAATCGACTAGCTTTAAGAGAGCATTTGGACAAGGTAATTGCCGAGACTTTACCGTTATCTCCGATTCCCATTCTGCTTATCGATATTGATCGCTTTGCGATGATTAATGATTCAAGGGGAGAAGAATTTGGGGATATCCTTCTGCAAGTAATTGCACAACGCATTATCGATACAGTTCACGAAGATGATACGATTTGTCGTCTCAGTGGAGATGAATTCGCGATCATCCTATCAACATCTAATCCCAAAGCAGAAGCTGATAATGTTGCTAAATCTTTATTGGAATCTTTTGCTACACCATTTGTTGTGGGAATGACTGAGGTGTATGTCACTGCGAGCATTGGTATTTCTCTCTATCCCAAAGATGCCAATGGGATCATGCAGCGAGCTAATCTGGCCTTGCAAGAAGCTAAGCGTCGGGGTGGTAATTGTTATCAGTTTTTTGATGAAGCGCAAATTAGGATGCCGCTAAGCTTAGAATTACAGACAGACTTACACCATGCTCTTGATAATCAAGAATTTGAACTTCACTATCAGCCTCAGGTAAATATTGCCACAGGAGAGATGTTTGGGTCGGAGTCCCTCATTCGTTGGAATCACTCCTCTGAAGGGACTGTTTCTCCAATGAAGTTCATCCCGATCGCTGAGAGCAATGGTTCTATTATTGAAATTGGTGAATGGGTTCTCAAAACTGCATGTCAACAGGTAAAAGCAGCTCAAAAGTTGATCTACCACAATGCCATTCAAAATGCTGGAACGGATCTCCAAAATTTAAATGTTCCCTCACTCAAAGTGTCTGTAAATCTTTCGGGAAGACAATTTCAACAACAGAATCTCAATAAACGCATCTTAGATATTTTGGAAGAAACCTCTTTCGATCCTCAGTATTTAGAACTAGAGATTACAGAAACTACAGTTGTCCATAACATTGATGCTAGTTTAGCTAAGTTGATGGAATTAAAAGCGATTGGTGTAAAGCTATCCATTGATGATTTTGGTACAGGATTCTCCTCGTTAGCCTATATCAAGAAGTTTCCCTTAGATACTCTCAAAATCGATCGCTGCTTTGTGCAGCATATTGATACTGATGCTCAAAATCGGGCGATCGCCAAAGCCATTATCACGATGGCAAAGAGTCTTGACTTCAAGACCGTTGCTGAGGGTGTAGAAACTCAAGGTGAACTCAAAGTTCTGCAAGATTTAGGTTGTGATAGCATTCAAGGCTATTACTACAGTCGCCCACTCCCCTTTGATAGGTTCTGTACCTTTATTACCGATGGCAAACGCCTATAG
- the rplT gene encoding 50S ribosomal protein L20, which yields MTRVKRGNVARKRRNKVLKLAKGFRGSHSKLFRTANQQVMKALRNAYRDRRKKKRDFRSLWITRINAAARQQGLSYSKFAGLLKKANIDINRKMLSQIAILDPQAFTAIVDKAKSLA from the coding sequence ATGACGAGAGTAAAACGCGGTAACGTAGCTAGAAAGCGCCGCAATAAGGTATTAAAATTAGCCAAAGGCTTTCGCGGATCGCACTCTAAGCTGTTCCGCACTGCTAACCAGCAGGTAATGAAAGCTCTTCGTAACGCCTACCGCGATCGCCGCAAGAAGAAGCGCGATTTCCGTAGTCTTTGGATTACCCGCATTAATGCTGCGGCTCGCCAACAAGGTCTGAGCTATAGCAAATTTGCTGGTCTACTGAAGAAAGCAAACATCGATATCAATCGTAAGATGCTTTCGCAAATTGCGATCCTTGATCCTCAGGCATTTACGGCGATTGTCGATAAAGCCAAGTCTCTTGCTTAG